In one window of Apis mellifera strain DH4 linkage group LG12, Amel_HAv3.1, whole genome shotgun sequence DNA:
- the LOC100576903 gene encoding leucine-rich repeat-containing protein 15, translated as MCCFLLLVYLVLSVTARDVSAEEVDCQVYNHLYVCLGNSVLHSVAFEDVNAVQTIEDIELHLEGLGIQDIAKDAFLEVTNSSALYIRDNQLSKIFKHYFADLDQLTYLDLKNNSIRDIEDGSFANLDSLETLILDHNNMIAFRPGMWKGLVDLHELYATNNKIALRRNMFKGLRHLETLALDCNEINEIPIGAFNGLPHIDLLYLSRNKISSLQLEVFRGLSEINELDLGRNSLRSVSGGVFRYLRNLNSLWLNGNQIVMIKADTFEGLDNLLLLFLNSNNLRFVDMSAFARMKNVTVDPGFKIAGRTMDNVSNVQGRFRCNNVAYQLPYECTEIGPQVQ; from the coding sequence ATGTGCTGCTTCCTCTTGCTCGTTTATCTCGTCTTATCGGTCACCGCTCGAGACGTCAGCGCGGAGGAAGTGGACTGCCAAGTTTATAATCATCTTTACGTGTGCCTGGGGAACAGCGTGCTGCACAGCGTCGCGTTCGAGGATGTGAACGCGGTGCAAACGATCGAGGATATAGAGCTGCACCTCGAGGGCCTCGGGATCCAGGATATCGCCAAGGACGCATTCCTCGAAGTCACCAACTCGTCCGCCCTCTACATCCGCGACAATCAATTGTCCAAGATTTTTAAACACTACTTCGCCGATTTGGACCAACTGACGTATCTCGATTTGAAGAACAACAGCATAAGGGACATCGAGGACGGCTCGTTCGCCAACTTGGACAGTTTGGAGACGTTGATACTCGATCACAATAACATGATCGCTTTCCGCCCCGGTATGTGGAAAGGTCTGGTTGATCTCCACGAGTTGTACGCGACGAACAACAAAATCGCGTTGAGGAGGAACATGTTCAAAGGTCTGAGACACTTGGAGACTTTGGCGTTGGATTGCAACGAGATCAACGAGATACCGATCGGCGCGTTCAACGGGCTGCCCCATATCGATCTTCTTTATCTgtcgagaaataaaatctcgTCCCTGCAGTTGGAGGTGTTTCGCGGGTTGAGCGAGATCAACGAATTGGATCTGGGGCGAAATTCGTTGAGGAGCGTGTCGGGCGGAGTATTTCGTTATCTGAGGAATCTAAATTCATTGTGGCTGAACGGGAATCAGATCGTCATGATTAAGGCGGACACTTTCGAGGGGTTGGACAATCTGTTGCTCCTGTTCTTGAACAGCAACAACCTCCGTTTCGTGGACATGTCCGCTTTCGCCAGGATGAAGAATGTTACCGTCGATCCCGGCTTCAAGATAGCCGGCAGGACGATGGACAATGTTTCAAACGTGCAAGGACGATTTCGTTGTAACAACGTCGCGTATCAGTTGCCGTACGAGTGCACGGAGATTGGGCCTCAGGTTCAATGA